A window from Primulina eburnea isolate SZY01 chromosome 2, ASM2296580v1, whole genome shotgun sequence encodes these proteins:
- the LOC140823432 gene encoding uncharacterized protein isoform X1, which translates to MAKRSKRRPLRGERNQASCIWGLISIFRFGHGRSTNRLLGNRMRTSKQCVVSPSNTKRILSGHAEKSEVLSGHPEISEVVSDVEEKKIAMAVVETRVKEIMEEEMFNEQGSTKQSDFSDTGFEQNDSRKGSQVKKNHRRKNKAYGSYSDNMGVSKFGAEICLMPEESCEAHLRKSSDFLDLEMTMEELAFWINQRNAKCTNRDLCSKPDSPAGHAVVARENIVAAIKALVEQRVNDCINLGEGGKCRSKELMDTFGSNEDLFLKLLHDPNSALTQHIQNLEVARFEKDQKLGSVTGTQLSEEKPTNLKDDGFSSRKQLNFFRRRTKSLDSFTSERDEEIVISKLGSKRLHSPDTAIRYSPHSPCNVANNAHNERNRSQFSFSEIKRKLKNAMGKERHGISYDGSIHESCSKQQNTNNNEDKSQVVENFSWSSPNRNHFYSERFANPSTILKRFEQASKSRDKGLQAVKETCQYPNFWESNIYSEAKKHLCEMLNNGVVNAESTSQQLPKSLGGILCLPEYNSSPFCTPRKHVDDVFITAQMRLSPRGIVTNNVSGLAQENHITQASSDRKSNETMSYPLCDKVQSSNTNINVPGREDHDNSSEVQSCAEHITVREATVPSYSSKLLGIKEMTESRSDEADGIISISSEPPRNANQIDVQNGDTREVDSEESSPQCLKDSNQGFKLDLFREDQMLSPPVLPPVHSPGAVETKDSEDAIDNTDRASPISVLEPLFTDDDISPASTSQRVGKEVEPRQIHFKEQSCASERGTCMKISLEGEESAFEYVEAVLLGSGLNWDEFLLRWFSLIEVLDPSLFDEVELFSSRPRHDQKLLFDCSNEVLKEACETHFEYSTGRSSVSHNILPVPTGMDLINKVWKRVEWHLFWPPMPHSLDQLVKTDMAQFGKCLNIQSDIELTCYDMGETIFDELVEDTVLTFINDTIIDDEFMILG; encoded by the exons ATGGCTAAGAGATCAAAGAGACGCCCATTACGGGGTGAAAGGAATCAAGCAAGTTGTATATGGGGTTTAATTAGCATATTTAGATTCGGTCATGGTCGTTCCACCAATAGATTGCTTGGAAATAGAATGCGAACAAGCAAGCAATGCGTTG TTTCTCCTTCGAATACAAAAAGAATTCTATCTGGCCATGCTGAAAAATCTGAAGTTCTATCTGGCCATCCTGAAATATCTGAAGTAGTTTCT GATGTTGAAGAAAAGAAGATTGCAATGGCTGTTGTCGAGACTAGAGTGAAGGAAATTATGGAAGAGGAAATGTTCAACGAGCAAGGCTCAACAAAGCAGTCAGATTTTTCTGATACAGGTTTCGAGCAAAATGATTCGCGAAAAGGATCTCAAGTAAAAAAGAATCATAGGCGAAAAAACAAAGCGTATGGCAGTTACTCAGACAATATGGGAGTTTCCAAATTTGGTGCTGAAATTTGCTTGATGCCTGAAGAATCTTGTGAAGCCCATTTGCGAAAATCATCAGACTTTCTTGATCTTGAAATGACTATGGAAGAGTTAGCATTCTGGATTAATCAGAGAAACGCAAAGTGCACGAATCGTGATTTATGTAGCAAACCTGATAGTCCAGCTGGTCATGCTGTCGTGGCTAGAGAAAATATAGTTGCAGCAATAAAGGCACTCGTAGAACAGAGAGTAAATGACTGTATAAATTTAGGGGAAGGAGGGAAATGTCGTTCGAAAGAATTAATGGATACCTTCGGTTCAAACGAGGATTTGTTCTTAAAACTGCTACATGATCCAAACTCTGCTCTGACCCAACACATACAAAATTTAGAAGTTGCTAGGTTCGAAAAAGACCAAAAGCTCGGTTCAGTGACTGGAACCCAGTTGTCTGAAGAAAAGCCAACCAACTTAAAAGATGATGGATTTAGTAGCCGTAAACAGCTCAACTTCTTCCGCCGGAGGACCAAATCTCTTGATAGCTTCACTTCTGAAAGAGATGAGGAAATTGTAATCTCAAAACTTGGATCTAAAAGGTTACATAGCCCTGATACTGCTATCAGATATTCACCACATTCACCATGTAATGTTGCTAACAATGCACACAACGAGAGAAATAGGTCCCAGTTCTCTTtctctgaaattaaaagaaagcTTAAGAATGCAATGGGAAAAGAGAGACATGGGATTTCTTATGATGGCAGTATCCATGAATCTTGTTCTAAGCAACAAAATACGAACAATAACGAGGATAAAAGTCAAGTGGTAGAAAATTTTAGCTGGAGCTCTCCTAACAGGAACCATTTCTACTCCGAAAGATTTGCGAATCCATCTACCATTCTTAAGAGGTTTGAACAAGCCAGCAAATCAAGAGATAAGGGTTTGCAAGCGGTGAAGGAAACATGCCAATATCCAAATTTTTGGGAATCTAACATCTATAGTGAAGCTAAGAAGCATCTCTGTGAAATGCTGAATAATGGAGTTGTAAATGCAGAATCAACGAGTCAGCAGCTGCCCAAATCCTTAGGTGGGATTCTTTGTCTACCTGAATATAATAGTTCTCCTTTCTGCACCCCGAGAAAACATGTAGACGACGTCTTCATAACTGCCCAGATGAGATTATCTCCGCGTGGCATAGTTACAAACAATGTTAGTGGGTTAGCACAAGAAAATCATATCACTCAAGCAAGTTCAGATAGGAAAAGCAACGAGACTATGTCATATCCCCTTTGTGATAAAGTACAATCTTCCAACACGAATATCAATGTTCCAGGCCGGGAGGATCATGATAATTCTTCAGAAGTTCAATCCTGTGCAGAGCATATCACTGTTCGGGAAG CTACAGTTCCTAGTTATTCTTCAAAACTTTTGGGGATCAAAGAAATGACTGAATCAAGGTCTGATGAAGCGGATGGAATTATTAGTATTTCTAGCGAGCCACCCCGCAATGCAAACCAAATAGATGTTCAGAATGGAGACACTCGGGAAGTTGACAGTGAAGAAAGTTCTCCCCAATGCCTGAAAGATTCTAACCAAGGATTCAAATTG GATTTATTTAGAGAGGATCAAATGCTGTCTCCTCCAGTATTACCCCCTGTGCATTCTCCAGGAGCCGTGGAGACCAAAGATTCTGAGGATGCAATTGACAATACAGATCGAGCCAGTCCCATATCTGTTCTCGAGCCATTATTCACAGATGATGATATCAGTCCTGCAAGCACGTCTCAACGAG TTGGAAAAGAAGTTGAACCTCGACAAATCCATTTCAAAGAGCAATCTTGTGCAAGTGAACGAGGAACTTGTATGAAAATTTCGCTTGAGGGTGAAGAATCAGCATTTGAATATGTGGAAGCTGTGTTGCTTGGTTCTGGATTGAACTGGGATGAATTTCTTTTAAGATGGTTCTCTCTCATTGAAGTTCTCGATCCTTCATTGTTTGATGAAGTTGAGTTATTTTCTAGCCGACCGCGACATGATCAGAAACTTCTCTTTGATTGTTCTAATGAAGTTCTAAAGGAAGCGTGTGAGACACATTTCGAGTACTCGACTGGGAGATCAAGTGTTTCACATAATATTCTGCCAGTTCCTACAGGGATGGATCTGATTAACAAGGTATGGAAGCGAGTCGAATGGCATCTCTTTTGGCCTCCTATGCCTCATTCTCTGGATCAACTTGTCAAAACAGACATGGCACAATTTGGAAAATGCCTGAACATCCAATCAGATATTGAGCTTACCTGTTACGATATGGGGGAAACGATTTTTGATGAACTGGTGGAAGATACTGTTCTGACCTTCATTAATGATACTATCATAGATGATGAGTTCATGATACTTGGATGA
- the LOC140823434 gene encoding signal peptide peptidase-like 4 isoform X2 codes for MVCKANETNVNIRIPVVILTSDAGATLIQSMRDNSNVSIQMYSPKRPVVDVAEVFLWLMAVGTILCASYWSAWTAKQAAIEQEKLLKDGSDEYLNNEAHSSSGVMDINIASAILFVVIASSFLIMLYKLMSYVFIEILVVVFCIGGMEGLQTCLVTLLSCFRWFERAAESYIKVPFLGAISYLTLAVSPSCIAFAVLWAVFRRISFAWIGQDILGITLIITVLQIIRVPNLKVGTVLLSCAFLYDIFWVFVSQWLFHKSIMIVVARGDGSGEDGIPMLLKIPRMFDPWGGYSIIGFGDIILPGLVIAFALRYDWLSRKSLKDGYFLWAMIAYGLGLLITYVALNLMDGHGQPALLYIVPFTLGTFIALAKKRGDLNHLWNRGDPERICPHVQLQPDDR; via the exons ATGGTTTGTAAGGCAAACGAAACCAATGTAAATATTCGCATTCCAGTTGTCATACTCACATCAGATGCTGGTGCAACCTTGATACAGAGTATGAGGGATAACTCAAATG TTTCCATTCAGATGTACTCTCCAAAACGACCAGTGGTTGATGTTGCTGAGGTGTTCCTCTGGCTAATGGCTGTTGGTACAATATTATGTGCGTCTTATTGGTCTGCGTGGACTGCAAAACAAGCAGCTATTGAGCAGGAGAAGCTCTTGAAG GATGGTTCTGATGAATACCTCAACAATGAGGCACATAGTTCCAGTGGTGTCATGGACATCAACATTGCATCAGCAATTTTGTTCGTTGTGATTGCTTCCTCGTTCTTAATCATGCTCTACAAGCTGATGTCCTATGTGTTCATTGAGATTCTGGTGGTTGTATTTTGCATTGGTGGCATGGAG GGTTTGCAAACTTGTCTGGTGACTCTGTTATCATG TTTCAGATGGTTTGAACGTGCTGCCGAATCATATATAAAAGTACCTTTTCTGGGAGCCATATCTTATCTTACACTCGCTGTTTCTCCTTCGTGCATAGCATTTGCTGTTCTATGGGCAGTTTTCCGACGGATCTCCTTCGCTTGGATTGGTCAAGATATACTT GGCATTACCTTGATTATTACTGTTCTCCAAATAATACGAGTTCCAAATCTTAAG GTGGGTACGGTTCTACTGAGCTGTGCATTTTTGTATGATATTTTTTGGGTCTTCGTTTCCCAATGGTTGTTCCATAAGAGCATCATGATAGTG GTAGCTCGTGGTGATGGAAGTGGAGAAGATGGTATCCCAATGTTACTAAAAATCCCTCGAATGTTTGATCCTTGGGGCGGATACAGTATCATTGGATTCGGAGATATTATCTTACCAGGACTAGTAATAGCATTTGCCTTGAG ATATGATTGGCTGTCCAGGAAAAGTCTAAAAGATGGATACTTTCTCTGGGCGATGATTGCTTATGGTTTAG GGCTTCTCATCACTTATGTGGCTTTAAACTTGATGGATGGACATGGACAACCGGCTTTGCTTTACATCGTCCCTTTCACACTAG GCACATTCATAGCATTGGCCAAGAAGAGAGGCGATTTGAATCATCTTTGGAACCGAGGGGATCCGGAAAGAATATGTCCACACGTTCAACTTCAACCAGATGATCGATGA
- the LOC140823434 gene encoding signal peptide peptidase-like 4 isoform X1 produces the protein MEMKNRAFYCAIFALLSGCVVFAGDIIHQDDVAPARPGCDNDFVLVKVPLWINGKEVAGFVGVGARFGPTLESKEKRANLTRITLADPLDCCRGPKNKITGDVILAHRGNCSFVTKADNAEAAGASALLIINNRTELFKMVCKANETNVNIRIPVVILTSDAGATLIQSMRDNSNVSIQMYSPKRPVVDVAEVFLWLMAVGTILCASYWSAWTAKQAAIEQEKLLKDGSDEYLNNEAHSSSGVMDINIASAILFVVIASSFLIMLYKLMSYVFIEILVVVFCIGGMEGLQTCLVTLLSCFRWFERAAESYIKVPFLGAISYLTLAVSPSCIAFAVLWAVFRRISFAWIGQDILGITLIITVLQIIRVPNLKVGTVLLSCAFLYDIFWVFVSQWLFHKSIMIVVARGDGSGEDGIPMLLKIPRMFDPWGGYSIIGFGDIILPGLVIAFALRYDWLSRKSLKDGYFLWAMIAYGLGLLITYVALNLMDGHGQPALLYIVPFTLGTFIALAKKRGDLNHLWNRGDPERICPHVQLQPDDR, from the exons ATGGAGATGAAGAACAGAGCTTTCTACTGTGCAATTTTTGCGTTGTTGAGTGGTTGTGTAGTGTTTGCAGGCGACATTATTCATCAAGATGATGTCGCTCCGGCGAGGCCTGGTTGTGATAACGACTTTGTTCTG GTTAAAGTACCATTGTGGATTAATGGTAAAGAAGTGGCAGGGTTTGTGGGTGTAGGAGCCCGATTTGGCCCCACCTTGGAATCAAAAGAGAAGCGGGCAAACCTTACTCGAATCACTCTTGCAGATCCTCTTGATTGTTGTCGTGGACCTAAGAACAAG ATTACAGGTGATGTAATATTGGCGCATCGGGGAAATTGCAGCTTTGTTACCAAAGCAGACAATGCAGAAGCTGCCGGAGCTTCAGCTTTACTTATAATAAACAATCGGACAG AGCTCTTCAAGATGGTTTGTAAGGCAAACGAAACCAATGTAAATATTCGCATTCCAGTTGTCATACTCACATCAGATGCTGGTGCAACCTTGATACAGAGTATGAGGGATAACTCAAATG TTTCCATTCAGATGTACTCTCCAAAACGACCAGTGGTTGATGTTGCTGAGGTGTTCCTCTGGCTAATGGCTGTTGGTACAATATTATGTGCGTCTTATTGGTCTGCGTGGACTGCAAAACAAGCAGCTATTGAGCAGGAGAAGCTCTTGAAG GATGGTTCTGATGAATACCTCAACAATGAGGCACATAGTTCCAGTGGTGTCATGGACATCAACATTGCATCAGCAATTTTGTTCGTTGTGATTGCTTCCTCGTTCTTAATCATGCTCTACAAGCTGATGTCCTATGTGTTCATTGAGATTCTGGTGGTTGTATTTTGCATTGGTGGCATGGAG GGTTTGCAAACTTGTCTGGTGACTCTGTTATCATG TTTCAGATGGTTTGAACGTGCTGCCGAATCATATATAAAAGTACCTTTTCTGGGAGCCATATCTTATCTTACACTCGCTGTTTCTCCTTCGTGCATAGCATTTGCTGTTCTATGGGCAGTTTTCCGACGGATCTCCTTCGCTTGGATTGGTCAAGATATACTT GGCATTACCTTGATTATTACTGTTCTCCAAATAATACGAGTTCCAAATCTTAAG GTGGGTACGGTTCTACTGAGCTGTGCATTTTTGTATGATATTTTTTGGGTCTTCGTTTCCCAATGGTTGTTCCATAAGAGCATCATGATAGTG GTAGCTCGTGGTGATGGAAGTGGAGAAGATGGTATCCCAATGTTACTAAAAATCCCTCGAATGTTTGATCCTTGGGGCGGATACAGTATCATTGGATTCGGAGATATTATCTTACCAGGACTAGTAATAGCATTTGCCTTGAG ATATGATTGGCTGTCCAGGAAAAGTCTAAAAGATGGATACTTTCTCTGGGCGATGATTGCTTATGGTTTAG GGCTTCTCATCACTTATGTGGCTTTAAACTTGATGGATGGACATGGACAACCGGCTTTGCTTTACATCGTCCCTTTCACACTAG GCACATTCATAGCATTGGCCAAGAAGAGAGGCGATTTGAATCATCTTTGGAACCGAGGGGATCCGGAAAGAATATGTCCACACGTTCAACTTCAACCAGATGATCGATGA
- the LOC140823432 gene encoding uncharacterized protein isoform X2 produces MAKRSKRRPLRGERNQASCIWGLISIFRFGHGRSTNRLLGNRMRTSKQCVVSPSNTKRILSGHAEKSEVLSGHPEISEVVSDVEEKKIAMAVVETRVKEIMEEEMFNEQGSTKQSDFSDTGFEQNDSRKGSQVKKNHRRKNKAYGSYSDNMGVSKFGAEICLMPEESCEAHLRKSSDFLDLEMTMEELAFWINQRNAKCTNRDLCSKPDSPAGHAVVARENIVAAIKALVEQRVNDCINLGEGGKCRSKELMDTFGSNEDLFLKLLHDPNSALTQHIQNLEVARFEKDQKLGSVTGTQLSEEKPTNLKDDGFSSRKQLNFFRRRTKSLDSFTSERDEEIVISKLGSKRLHSPDTAIRYSPHSPCNVANNAHNERNRSQFSFSEIKRKLKNAMGKERHGISYDGSIHESCSKQQNTNNNEDKSQVVENFSWSSPNRNHFYSERFANPSTILKRFEQASKSRDKGLQAVKETCQYPNFWESNIYSEAKKHLCEMLNNGVVNAESTSQQLPKSLGGILCLPEYNSSPFCTPRKHVDDVFITAQMRLSPRGIVTNNVSGLAQENHITQASSDRKSNETMSYPLCDKVQSSNTNINVPGREDHDNSSEVQSCAEHITVREVPSYSSKLLGIKEMTESRSDEADGIISISSEPPRNANQIDVQNGDTREVDSEESSPQCLKDSNQGFKLDLFREDQMLSPPVLPPVHSPGAVETKDSEDAIDNTDRASPISVLEPLFTDDDISPASTSQRVGKEVEPRQIHFKEQSCASERGTCMKISLEGEESAFEYVEAVLLGSGLNWDEFLLRWFSLIEVLDPSLFDEVELFSSRPRHDQKLLFDCSNEVLKEACETHFEYSTGRSSVSHNILPVPTGMDLINKVWKRVEWHLFWPPMPHSLDQLVKTDMAQFGKCLNIQSDIELTCYDMGETIFDELVEDTVLTFINDTIIDDEFMILG; encoded by the exons ATGGCTAAGAGATCAAAGAGACGCCCATTACGGGGTGAAAGGAATCAAGCAAGTTGTATATGGGGTTTAATTAGCATATTTAGATTCGGTCATGGTCGTTCCACCAATAGATTGCTTGGAAATAGAATGCGAACAAGCAAGCAATGCGTTG TTTCTCCTTCGAATACAAAAAGAATTCTATCTGGCCATGCTGAAAAATCTGAAGTTCTATCTGGCCATCCTGAAATATCTGAAGTAGTTTCT GATGTTGAAGAAAAGAAGATTGCAATGGCTGTTGTCGAGACTAGAGTGAAGGAAATTATGGAAGAGGAAATGTTCAACGAGCAAGGCTCAACAAAGCAGTCAGATTTTTCTGATACAGGTTTCGAGCAAAATGATTCGCGAAAAGGATCTCAAGTAAAAAAGAATCATAGGCGAAAAAACAAAGCGTATGGCAGTTACTCAGACAATATGGGAGTTTCCAAATTTGGTGCTGAAATTTGCTTGATGCCTGAAGAATCTTGTGAAGCCCATTTGCGAAAATCATCAGACTTTCTTGATCTTGAAATGACTATGGAAGAGTTAGCATTCTGGATTAATCAGAGAAACGCAAAGTGCACGAATCGTGATTTATGTAGCAAACCTGATAGTCCAGCTGGTCATGCTGTCGTGGCTAGAGAAAATATAGTTGCAGCAATAAAGGCACTCGTAGAACAGAGAGTAAATGACTGTATAAATTTAGGGGAAGGAGGGAAATGTCGTTCGAAAGAATTAATGGATACCTTCGGTTCAAACGAGGATTTGTTCTTAAAACTGCTACATGATCCAAACTCTGCTCTGACCCAACACATACAAAATTTAGAAGTTGCTAGGTTCGAAAAAGACCAAAAGCTCGGTTCAGTGACTGGAACCCAGTTGTCTGAAGAAAAGCCAACCAACTTAAAAGATGATGGATTTAGTAGCCGTAAACAGCTCAACTTCTTCCGCCGGAGGACCAAATCTCTTGATAGCTTCACTTCTGAAAGAGATGAGGAAATTGTAATCTCAAAACTTGGATCTAAAAGGTTACATAGCCCTGATACTGCTATCAGATATTCACCACATTCACCATGTAATGTTGCTAACAATGCACACAACGAGAGAAATAGGTCCCAGTTCTCTTtctctgaaattaaaagaaagcTTAAGAATGCAATGGGAAAAGAGAGACATGGGATTTCTTATGATGGCAGTATCCATGAATCTTGTTCTAAGCAACAAAATACGAACAATAACGAGGATAAAAGTCAAGTGGTAGAAAATTTTAGCTGGAGCTCTCCTAACAGGAACCATTTCTACTCCGAAAGATTTGCGAATCCATCTACCATTCTTAAGAGGTTTGAACAAGCCAGCAAATCAAGAGATAAGGGTTTGCAAGCGGTGAAGGAAACATGCCAATATCCAAATTTTTGGGAATCTAACATCTATAGTGAAGCTAAGAAGCATCTCTGTGAAATGCTGAATAATGGAGTTGTAAATGCAGAATCAACGAGTCAGCAGCTGCCCAAATCCTTAGGTGGGATTCTTTGTCTACCTGAATATAATAGTTCTCCTTTCTGCACCCCGAGAAAACATGTAGACGACGTCTTCATAACTGCCCAGATGAGATTATCTCCGCGTGGCATAGTTACAAACAATGTTAGTGGGTTAGCACAAGAAAATCATATCACTCAAGCAAGTTCAGATAGGAAAAGCAACGAGACTATGTCATATCCCCTTTGTGATAAAGTACAATCTTCCAACACGAATATCAATGTTCCAGGCCGGGAGGATCATGATAATTCTTCAGAAGTTCAATCCTGTGCAGAGCATATCACTGTTCGGGAAG TTCCTAGTTATTCTTCAAAACTTTTGGGGATCAAAGAAATGACTGAATCAAGGTCTGATGAAGCGGATGGAATTATTAGTATTTCTAGCGAGCCACCCCGCAATGCAAACCAAATAGATGTTCAGAATGGAGACACTCGGGAAGTTGACAGTGAAGAAAGTTCTCCCCAATGCCTGAAAGATTCTAACCAAGGATTCAAATTG GATTTATTTAGAGAGGATCAAATGCTGTCTCCTCCAGTATTACCCCCTGTGCATTCTCCAGGAGCCGTGGAGACCAAAGATTCTGAGGATGCAATTGACAATACAGATCGAGCCAGTCCCATATCTGTTCTCGAGCCATTATTCACAGATGATGATATCAGTCCTGCAAGCACGTCTCAACGAG TTGGAAAAGAAGTTGAACCTCGACAAATCCATTTCAAAGAGCAATCTTGTGCAAGTGAACGAGGAACTTGTATGAAAATTTCGCTTGAGGGTGAAGAATCAGCATTTGAATATGTGGAAGCTGTGTTGCTTGGTTCTGGATTGAACTGGGATGAATTTCTTTTAAGATGGTTCTCTCTCATTGAAGTTCTCGATCCTTCATTGTTTGATGAAGTTGAGTTATTTTCTAGCCGACCGCGACATGATCAGAAACTTCTCTTTGATTGTTCTAATGAAGTTCTAAAGGAAGCGTGTGAGACACATTTCGAGTACTCGACTGGGAGATCAAGTGTTTCACATAATATTCTGCCAGTTCCTACAGGGATGGATCTGATTAACAAGGTATGGAAGCGAGTCGAATGGCATCTCTTTTGGCCTCCTATGCCTCATTCTCTGGATCAACTTGTCAAAACAGACATGGCACAATTTGGAAAATGCCTGAACATCCAATCAGATATTGAGCTTACCTGTTACGATATGGGGGAAACGATTTTTGATGAACTGGTGGAAGATACTGTTCTGACCTTCATTAATGATACTATCATAGATGATGAGTTCATGATACTTGGATGA
- the LOC140823432 gene encoding uncharacterized protein isoform X3 has protein sequence MAKRSKRRPLRGERNQASCIWGLISIFRFGHGRSTNRLLGNRMRTSKQCVVSPSNTKRILSGHAEKSEVLSGHPEISEVVSDVEEKKIAMAVVETRVKEIMEEEMFNEQGSTKQSDFSDTGFEQNDSRKGSQVKKNHRRKNKAYGSYSDNMGVSKFGAEICLMPEESCEAHLRKSSDFLDLEMTMEELAFWINQRNAKCTNRDLCSKPDSPAGHAVVARENIVAAIKALVEQRVNDCINLGEGGKCRSKELMDTFGSNEDLFLKLLHDPNSALTQHIQNLEVARFEKDQKLGSVTGTQLSEEKPTNLKDDGFSSRKQLNFFRRRTKSLDSFTSERDEEIVISKLGSKRLHSPDTAIRYSPHSPCNVANNAHNERNRSQFSFSEIKRKLKNAMGKERHGISYDGSIHESCSKQQNTNNNEDKSQVVENFSWSSPNRNHFYSERFANPSTILKRFEQASKSRDKGLQAVKETCQYPNFWESNIYSEAKKHLCEMLNNGVVNAESTSQQLPKSLGGILCLPEYNSSPFCTPRKHVDDVFITAQMRLSPRGIVTNNVSGLAQENHITQASSDRKSNETMSYPLCDKVQSSNTNINVPGREDHDNSSEVQSCAEHITVREATVPSYSSKLLGIKEMTESRSDEADGIISISSEPPRNANQIDVQNGDTREVDSEESSPQCLKDSNQGFKLEPWRPKILRMQLTIQIEPVPYLFSSHYSQMMISVLQARLNELEKKLNLDKSISKSNLVQVNEELV, from the exons ATGGCTAAGAGATCAAAGAGACGCCCATTACGGGGTGAAAGGAATCAAGCAAGTTGTATATGGGGTTTAATTAGCATATTTAGATTCGGTCATGGTCGTTCCACCAATAGATTGCTTGGAAATAGAATGCGAACAAGCAAGCAATGCGTTG TTTCTCCTTCGAATACAAAAAGAATTCTATCTGGCCATGCTGAAAAATCTGAAGTTCTATCTGGCCATCCTGAAATATCTGAAGTAGTTTCT GATGTTGAAGAAAAGAAGATTGCAATGGCTGTTGTCGAGACTAGAGTGAAGGAAATTATGGAAGAGGAAATGTTCAACGAGCAAGGCTCAACAAAGCAGTCAGATTTTTCTGATACAGGTTTCGAGCAAAATGATTCGCGAAAAGGATCTCAAGTAAAAAAGAATCATAGGCGAAAAAACAAAGCGTATGGCAGTTACTCAGACAATATGGGAGTTTCCAAATTTGGTGCTGAAATTTGCTTGATGCCTGAAGAATCTTGTGAAGCCCATTTGCGAAAATCATCAGACTTTCTTGATCTTGAAATGACTATGGAAGAGTTAGCATTCTGGATTAATCAGAGAAACGCAAAGTGCACGAATCGTGATTTATGTAGCAAACCTGATAGTCCAGCTGGTCATGCTGTCGTGGCTAGAGAAAATATAGTTGCAGCAATAAAGGCACTCGTAGAACAGAGAGTAAATGACTGTATAAATTTAGGGGAAGGAGGGAAATGTCGTTCGAAAGAATTAATGGATACCTTCGGTTCAAACGAGGATTTGTTCTTAAAACTGCTACATGATCCAAACTCTGCTCTGACCCAACACATACAAAATTTAGAAGTTGCTAGGTTCGAAAAAGACCAAAAGCTCGGTTCAGTGACTGGAACCCAGTTGTCTGAAGAAAAGCCAACCAACTTAAAAGATGATGGATTTAGTAGCCGTAAACAGCTCAACTTCTTCCGCCGGAGGACCAAATCTCTTGATAGCTTCACTTCTGAAAGAGATGAGGAAATTGTAATCTCAAAACTTGGATCTAAAAGGTTACATAGCCCTGATACTGCTATCAGATATTCACCACATTCACCATGTAATGTTGCTAACAATGCACACAACGAGAGAAATAGGTCCCAGTTCTCTTtctctgaaattaaaagaaagcTTAAGAATGCAATGGGAAAAGAGAGACATGGGATTTCTTATGATGGCAGTATCCATGAATCTTGTTCTAAGCAACAAAATACGAACAATAACGAGGATAAAAGTCAAGTGGTAGAAAATTTTAGCTGGAGCTCTCCTAACAGGAACCATTTCTACTCCGAAAGATTTGCGAATCCATCTACCATTCTTAAGAGGTTTGAACAAGCCAGCAAATCAAGAGATAAGGGTTTGCAAGCGGTGAAGGAAACATGCCAATATCCAAATTTTTGGGAATCTAACATCTATAGTGAAGCTAAGAAGCATCTCTGTGAAATGCTGAATAATGGAGTTGTAAATGCAGAATCAACGAGTCAGCAGCTGCCCAAATCCTTAGGTGGGATTCTTTGTCTACCTGAATATAATAGTTCTCCTTTCTGCACCCCGAGAAAACATGTAGACGACGTCTTCATAACTGCCCAGATGAGATTATCTCCGCGTGGCATAGTTACAAACAATGTTAGTGGGTTAGCACAAGAAAATCATATCACTCAAGCAAGTTCAGATAGGAAAAGCAACGAGACTATGTCATATCCCCTTTGTGATAAAGTACAATCTTCCAACACGAATATCAATGTTCCAGGCCGGGAGGATCATGATAATTCTTCAGAAGTTCAATCCTGTGCAGAGCATATCACTGTTCGGGAAG CTACAGTTCCTAGTTATTCTTCAAAACTTTTGGGGATCAAAGAAATGACTGAATCAAGGTCTGATGAAGCGGATGGAATTATTAGTATTTCTAGCGAGCCACCCCGCAATGCAAACCAAATAGATGTTCAGAATGGAGACACTCGGGAAGTTGACAGTGAAGAAAGTTCTCCCCAATGCCTGAAAGATTCTAACCAAGGATTCAAATTG GAGCCGTGGAGACCAAAGATTCTGAGGATGCAATTGACAATACAGATCGAGCCAGTCCCATATCTGTTCTCGAGCCATTATTCACAGATGATGATATCAGTCCTGCAAGCACGTCTCAACGAG TTGGAAAAGAAGTTGAACCTCGACAAATCCATTTCAAAGAGCAATCTTGTGCAAGTGAACGAGGAACTTGTATGA